In Sesamum indicum cultivar Zhongzhi No. 13 linkage group LG8, S_indicum_v1.0, whole genome shotgun sequence, the sequence GGAATGCTTGGACAGGCTGGCAGTGGTAAGCTGCGTGTATCAGTTGGTCAGAGCAGGCTTGCTGCTAAAGTAGCCAAGAAGTATGatttctctctccttttcATTCTGTTTAAACAATTCAGACTGCCTTTTGTGGCAGCTAAACCAGAAATTGATTTGTTTGGCATGAGGTAGATGAAGTTGCAGCCTTTGAAATAGGATGAGAGATTTCTTACTCAAATTTCAGTTTATATTTCGCAACTCCCAATTTTGTGAGTTTAATCCAAAGCCGCCACCATAACATCACTGTAATAGGATTCTGCTACTTCACGCTGTTGAATGCTTCACTGCGCTATCATTTACTATTTTCATGTTTGGACTTTGATTTTCAGATTTAAGGAGAGAAATTACGGAAGCAGTGGTGCGACTTCTGGACTCACTTCAAGTCTGGCCTTCACACCTGTGCAGGTCTCGTGCTTTTCTCTAGAAAACTGAAGTGTCTAGTTAGTCTAAGCACATCCACTAACTAAGCTTTAAACCAAAACAAGCTCACATGCCTGTAAAGTTGCTGCTTCTATATTTAATTCTCGGACGTTCATTAGCTGAAATTCACGATGTCGTATGCTTTTACAGGGTATTGAGCTTTCAAATCCTCAGGCAAACCAGCTGGGTGGTGGAACTCAAAGTACTTACTTTTCAGAAACTGGAACTTTTTCCAAGATCAAGAAAACATGAAATGTCGCCTGATTGGAACTCTGTCAAAATCTTACCATGAATTCTGTAGATTTGATTGAGTAGTTTTTGATCTGTAtgctcttttttccttttcgtGTCAGATGTAACTAaaccttatatattttttactccCAAATGCAGCACCAACTTGAAGTTGATTCCTACCCTATTTCATTTCAGACTCGATTCTCGTTTCAGTTTAGATTATCATTATAgtacaagaaaatcaaatgggAACAAAGTACAGAGAGTTTGAATAAGCAAATAATTAAGTTGTCTGATTGACCAACTGATTTAACTGGACGAGATTTTCATGTTATTTTGTTAACATTTTGGTTGTGTagtacatttaaaaaaatatttatttatttatttatttatttttgatataaaaattatggtaaaaaatattatttattatgattaaataaaattaaaattaaaattaaaattaaaattttaattatgattaattaatattttacggTTTTAATTATGACAAGATACTTgccataaatttaattatgatgcatattttaattttatttgatggtCGTGGACCTCGTGGTGGTTGTGcagacataattaatttatattcgtTAGAGTATTtcttttggtaataaaaattcagaatttcattattatgtaatactAATGAATTCGAGGCCTGGACTATGGGCTGATTCAGCCCATCCACCAAATGGGCTTCTGGCTTAAAGCCCAAATATCAGAACGTACAAGTGCTCAAAGCGTGACTCCCAAACTCTGCCTCCATTATCTTCCCCTCTCCAAGTTTTGAAGAAAGAAGCAAACTCTCAAAGCACTGTTAACAGATACAAAGAAGAagctgaattttgaatttcagtAGGCATACACAGAGAGAGGCGCAATAAACTACTGCTACTCGTTTATCTCTGGTATGTGTGCTTTCACAAATAGTCATCTACATGTTCGGGGATATGCCTTAGAGAGATTttttttgaagtgtttgacatttgggtttttgttttttactaATTGGAGTTTTGCATATGAGTTTCAGGTGCTCGGCTGAGGTATTGCTTTCCGGGATTCTTTTGTAGGCCGCGAGGGAGGTGGTGATAGTTGTAGCTGGAAATGAATTTGCTTTCCTGTAGTAGTAACAGTTGGCCTTTGAGCTCCGGCGTTGTTGCTGTCACTGACCAACCTTTGAAGAGTTTAAAGGGTTCCTTGAGCGTTCCTTCTTTTGTATGTTATTTGAAGAGAAGTTTAGTCTGTGTATTATTGGTATAGTGTTGGTGCAATTTGTGCCATTCGGCAAGGTTGCATGCAGGAAAAGTTTTATATTCCGTATGAATGTTCCTCTTTGAGAAGAAAGTTTGATTCTTGATGCAGGGATGGGAACAAAGAAGAGATAATTTGCGTAATAATCGCAGAGTGTTGAAAGTCGTTGCTTATTATGGCCTGAAAAGCCCACCTTACAAGCTTGTGAGATTGCACTTCATTGACTTGTTTCTTTCTACTTCTTCTGCCGAGCATGAAAGTAGTGTGTATAGAAACATAATGAAGACTAAATGGTAAAAGGAGTGATAACAAATCTTGACTGCACAGTTAAGAATGAGAATTGATGGATTTTGCTCAATGTTGTTTGGTTCGTCTTCACTAACACTATTGTTCACTTTATTTTCTCTCCTGCATTTTTAGGATGCACTAGAACCGTATATGAGCCAGAGAACACTTGAAGTGCATTGGGGTGGTCATCATCGTGGTTACGTGGACGCTCTTAACAAACAACTCGAGAAGAATGATGTACTCTATGGATGTACCATGGATGAGCTAATTAACGTGACATATAACAATGGCAACCCATTGCCTGAATTCAATAATGCAGCTCAGGTATTTCCGAATTATTGCTCATAATTCTACTAGGGCTGTTATTATAATGTGCAGTTCTTTAGATCTATTAATGGCAGGTTCAATCTTTCATAGTATCTATTAGTTGGGTGGATATGTGTGATTCATGGTGATAATATGTCAAGGTTAAATTTCTTAATGACTTATGAAGCCAGAATGTCAATTGCTACACTCGCTAAGTTACTAAATAGGTTGAAGGCAGTAGGCATATAACTGATAGTGTGACCAACAAGTGATAGTTAAGGCCTACAGAGTGTGGATTTGGATCTTCAAAATCACATCAATCGCAAGTACCCTTCATGAAAGAATTTTACCCATCCGATTCATGTGCAAGGTGCCGTGCCTCTTGATTTTATGAAAACCATACATGGAAACCATGCatattctttgttttcttgatctcCGGATCTGATATAGTATGATTAAGAGCTTCTAACACCTTACATGCCCATGCCGGTAGGTCTGGAATCATGACTTCTTTTGGGAATCCATGCAACCTGGAGGGGGTCAGATGCCCACATTGAGTCTACTTCAGCAGATAGAGAAGGATTTTGCTTCATTTGCCAATTTCAAAGAGAAATTCACAGAAGCAGCTCTTACATCATTTGGATCTGCCTGGGTTTGGTTGGTTTGTAAGTCCATGATGACCATATGAAGTTCACATCAAATGAATGTCACATAAATTTTCTGATTTGAGTAactaaatattcaaaaattgaatgtgatTTTGATGTAAAAGCTTTACATGATTACTGTTGCCTGTTGCAAAAGGAAACATACTTAAAGCATCAGGATAAGTTGATCTATGAATCAGCCAATTCATGTTTCTTTTCCTCATTGCTCAGATTTGAACTTAGCTTGGATCTAGTGAGCAAAATTGATTTCTGAAAACTGCAAACTGTTTGGacatttttgcattttaattatCTTCAGTTAAAATGCTACTGCTATTGCTGGTACAACCTCAAGATACATATCTTATGGAGTAGTGTGTGTCTACATCAGATGTATGAGTCCAGTCTGAATTGATAGGGTTCTTGATGttcttatcaaattatataaacccTTTGGTTTAATTATACTGCATTGTAAGTAATGTCCTTAATTTTTGCAGTGAAGAGGGAGAAAAAATGTCTTGCAATTGTTAAAACATCCAACGCAATCAATCCTCTAGTGTGGAATGACATCGTAAGGAGCttctatgtatttttaattttctaagacTGCCTTTCCTTAATGTTGATGATCTCTTAATTGTTTGCAGCCAATAATCAATTTGGACGTGTGGGAGGTATGTatatcctctctctctctctctctctcacacacacacacacacgcgcgCGCGTACAATCAACACTTTAAGCACATTTGCCCTACCTTGTTCTTTCCTTGTTGATTTTTCCATTGGTTTTGCAGCATGCTTACTATTTGGACTACAAGGTCAGTCTCCCACGAAGATTTCTATTCCTTGCATCTTCACagtgaaaaaatattctcattgTTTCTGTTATTCTCCTCTTATGCCAATCTTTGACCAGAATGAGAAAGCCAAATATGTCAACACTTTTATGAATCATCTCGTATCCTGGGATGCAGCGGCAGCACGCATGGCTCGTGCACAGGCTTTTGTGAATTTAGGTGAGCCTAAAATCCCAGTGGCATGAGATGCTCCACCTTCAGCCAGCCCATCTCATACCCATAAGACCAAAAAGCTTCGAAATTTGCCATCCTTCTTCACCAGAAGGTGAAATGCCAGAATCGGAACCACTCCTTACCGAGAACAGATATAAATAGGAACGAGGCAACAGTGCTAAAACCAGATGACTCTGCCGGTGCAAGACAGTTGCCCGAAAATCCTCTCTCCTGGAACaatgaaaagaatttgaagagAGCCTTGAGCACTCCACTTGTGAAAGTGTACTTGGTATCATGGATTCTGTTGTAACTATTGTCCAAAGAATTACAACTATCTGTTTCATGAAGATGAGAGATCTTTGGACCAATCTTTGTGCTTGAGTTGGATTATATCAATACATTATCCTCCTTATCTACATACAGAACATACATAGCTCTGGGGATGTTGCAGTTTATTCATGTCATATATTGTTCAAAGGTTGGCTAGTGCAAGAAAATAGACCAACAGGTAGCATAGTTATTgccatatttttaaagttcaGACAGAGTAAAAGCAAAGATGTACATGTTACTTATTTTGTTgaagttaatataaataccCCATCTGAATATAATGCCATTTTATCACCTTGAAAGCGCAAAAATTAGGAAGATTTAATTAAGTGATTTATGacatttcttatttttaaaattttcgttCTTCACTGTAACGGCAGTTGTTGATTTACTTTGACAGTGGTATTGATTggttatacatatttattattgataattgatttatattaattttttatgattaagtTTGTGATGTAATTGTAATCGATtcacgaaaaaaaaaaaatcattcttcACAAATAATACCCCACATTTTcctactttttatataatttaattcttgaaataaatatttcttagtttggaattagggtaaattataaagaataccATTGAAATTTGTCTTAATTACAAATGTCATTcgtgtttgaaaaattaatgttaattaaaagaacatttgaggtttgtcataattataaatatttttataattgaaaaattataaataccctttgAAATCAACGTCCGTCAAATTAATATCCCCTATAATGGATTATCACTGTAGTTTTTGTAAGACGACTATTAACtttaaatgatatttgtaatttttcaaataataaatatttataattataacaaatctcAAAAGCTGTTTATAATTTACGCTTGGAATTAGGTATCAtaagaatgacaaatgtgaatatatattatgtaattaattcagaaaatatttatatatattattttgttaaaagtttGGGTATCAGAATAAAGTAACTGAAATTGATTTATGTATCAGAGTAATAGAACTAGTATCTTGTTCCAACGCTGTCAATTTGCCGGCATCAATTAAACCCTAACAACCGCACCGGCGGTGCCCGCCTTCTCTTCCGCCTTCGCTGATCCTCATCTTCTTCGCATTGGCGTCACCCGATCAGGTAATTTTGGTTTCGGAGGAAAATCATTCGTTTGTTCGAGAGCAAGGACTTGTTTAATCATCGCCAGACCTCACAATCTCGTTAGCCTGTATGTGCAAATCCAATGAGGGTTTTGATTGGTTCTGTTATTGGAAATTGTTGGTGTTTGGTTAGAATGAATGTTAAGCCGCGTTTATGAGTTAGAACTTACGAATGCATCGCGTTATTTCATGGTATCAGACTTTGAAATGGAGTTCTGTAGTATTGTAAGCCAAATTCCAACTCGTTCCTAGATGCCTGCTGCTTATTTTGATTCACAAGTCATTACACGAtcatttctattatttatgtatatatatatatacccataATTGGTGAAACTATGGATTGCACAAACTTGTAAACAAGTTAGAAGTGCGGATAGACCTGAACCAAACCTAGTGCCGATCGGTTGGTAACCTGCTTGATATTGTTCAGctttaaaagtttaaacagCTGAACAAGATTTCGAATCCCCGGTTGGAAGAGTAGTAGAGAACACTCGTAGTTCTTTTCCTAGGTAATGAGAACGTCCAATCTTTCAAGCTATTCTTTTCCTAGGTAATGAGAACGTCGAATCTTTCAAGCTATTCGTGGAAAAGAGTGGATGAATTGATAAGGTTTACTCAAGTATAAATTGTTTTCGTTCTAATAAAATGCAAAAGTACACGTTGATAAGGAACATGGAACTTGCACGGAACTAGAAGTTGATTTAAAGCTATCAAATTTGTAACTTGAGAAGTTCTTGTCGATTGAGGTTCCCAGAAaggaaaattagaaaaatgagTTCTGCATAAAGAGCTCAGAGTTGGCTTATTAGCAGGTGTTGCGTAGTCAGTTGTAAAATATTGAGGTATCCTAATTTAGGAAGGTAAATTTTAACAAGACATAATATTTATGGATTAGTACAGGTTTTCTGAATACCTATATggtttatttttggaggtaGAGATGAATATTGGGACCAGATTAATGTTTTTACTTACAACTATGTGCCTAAAGTATCCTATCTGCAGGAATGTCATTTATAATGCATCTGTACGATGAAATTGAGCCCCAGCTTTCCTCAGTGGTATCTTGCTTATCTCTAATTACTCCAGGTTTGAAGTAAACTCCAATGTAACTTATCCAAGTTCCCTTCTTTGAGGCGACTCAGTGCGTGAACCTTGTTTATTTCTTCTGAGGAAAGATTTCTTTGGTTGACTTTTGAACAAAATGACAGAGGTCTTGGGCTTCACAGCATGCAGGCAGTTGTTGCAAATGTTCTTGGCTGTTATCTTCTTTCATTGTTCTGAATTTGTCCTGGCAATTGCTATTCATGGGAAAAACAATGTAACTCTTAAGTCTCTTTTGATCAGCAAAAACTATGCTTTGGCAATGGCCTGTTCCTTGTTAGAGTACTTTGTTGAAATCTATTTGTTCCCGGGGATGAAAGAACACTGGGTAGTAAGCAACACAGGCCTGGTCATGGTGATTGTTGGCGAAACCATGCGAAAGTTGGCAATAATAACTGCTGGTAGGTCCTTCACTCATCTCATCAGGAGATACCCCAATGAACAGCATAAATTGGTAACTCATGGTATCTATAAGTACATTAGGCATCCAAGTTATTGTGGCTTCCTCATCTGGTCCGTCGGTACTCAGATAATGCTCTGTAATCCGGTATCAACACTTGCATTTGCAGTAGTCGTTTGGCGTTTTTTCAAAGAGAGAATACCGTATGAGGAGTTCTTCTTGAGGCAGTTTTTTGGTTCAGGGTACGAGGAATACGCTCGACGGACGACTTCTGGGATCCCGTTTATCAAGTAATGATCTTTCCATGTATTTTGGGCATTCTTATTCCATGAGACCACCTCCACACAGTTGCTAGTTCCAGCTCTTGTTTTTCTACTATAGTTGTTTGTTTTATGGCTCTTAAATTCTTTCAATTACATTCAATTATGTCTGCTTGGTGATGTCACGTTTACTATTTGCTTTCATAACTCAACTTAGAATAAcatcctttttttctttttcctgttttattgttttcttcattcaaattcaagaattaagACATGGGTTGTCAAATGCTGCTGTTTTTTGTTGATGAGACTGATGTGGCTCTTAGTCTTAGGTTGGGTTTCCTACATTTTAgtcaagaaattatataagaatTTCTAGGCATGGGCTACTAGAAGGTAAGGGAAAAGTAGcttgaaacaaacaaaaaagaagagacaAATAACTGCAACTTTCTTTCAGCAATCACAGTCTGATTTTTGTCCACTTCTGTAGTTTTCAAACCACGCGgccaaaaatttgatattcagTTTCATGGATTtcgagatatatatatatatatatatattttcagtaaTAATGGATTTTGAGCTTTAACTTTTGTCAAACTATATCCAGTACCAGCATTCTCTTTAATTGTTCTCCATATCTACTTAacatttaattgtttttaatgtatgatttcatgttttttctttctcctttttaataatttaatattacaccCTTAGAGTTTGGAGTCCAAATTCTCTACGTATCGATTATTGTGACTAGTATATTAAATGTGTGTgcataataaagtataaattttaaaaaaatatcaattaattaaataaaaatataaaagaattaatgaaaaattagagaagCAAAAGGAATgtggattttcttttataaatagggATGAGGAAGTGTGATGATATCTCACAACTTTagattatgtaaattttacttatttatttattattattattattttgtaatagttgaatGTCCTTCCAAGAAATGAAAGAGATTCGTGTAGatattcttgaaatatttttcttaattttacgACATTATAAACAGTCGCTAGAAAGACGGAACTCCCCTAAAAAGGACACGAATTCAATTACGTGTACATGGCAATTGACATCACCATCCCAACCACCAATCCTTAATCATCATTCCCTTACTATTTTTTCCAACATTTTGGATTGGATGTGTAACGCAAATTTCGTgctattgaatttattgaaataagaaaagttattataaataatttttatataatcaaatatctCGCGTGTATAAaatctttatttgaaatttttaattcttcacTTTAAAAATACGATCTTTAGTTTTGGCAGGTGGAACttgacattttaatttatttcgatcTTGACTTGGATCTTCAAAATGAGAGTGTTTGTAAAAACTTCCACTTTTAAAGAAGTGATTATTGtagaaaaagttgaaagttgtaacaaaatcaaaagtgggcagtatttgtttataaaatgaaaagcagATAAAAGCTACATTGAATagtgtttggagaaaaatcatttttaaaataaactcaaTTGATGAAAGACTATTTTGTCCATTTGTGTTAAAAAGGTATTAtctttttgcttattatttcacttgttgtttgttactactaattattttttcacaaaaatcataaattttattttgattagtttttcatatttatgtttttctagaaatattataaaaatatgtttgatttaataatgctTCCactaagaaatataattatttattcatacgCAATGATTAAACTAATTGCatgattgtaaaaaaataatctatttattaattaattaaataataatatgtgaacaaaataatgtaattagatgatatagcacataaaatataaaaaacttaaaatattaaatatgtgaaagtataaatttaattatcattagtatttaaattatttgaaaattttttaatttaaaataataaaattgaattaagattattataataaggataaagtagaaaaaaataaagttggatTTGTTTACAAAAATACATCAAAAGTGATTTTTTGAAGCCAGAAGCTGAAAAACGCTTTTTTGAAACGTACACAACACTCCCAACATCAATtcggggtttttttttttacttactCCCAAGTTGAACGGTATAAGTTTGGAGAAGTTGAATTAAACTTGAATACTTTTTGATGGATTTGAAGCTTTGATATTCCGTCAAAATGGATTTGTGTCCTGACAACGTTAATTTGCAGGTCGTTTAACTTCTTCTTGAATCAAGCATTGACTTTGGATGATGTCTGCGACAGACACCTTGATCTTTGCTTTGAATGCTATGAATCTTCCTTGATTTGTGTTTGAAAGGATTTTGAGACTCTTTGAATGCTCTTTTACATGTTTCTTGACTTGCATCTTGAGTTGTGTCTGTTGAATGGTGAAACACCCCAATTTATAGTTGTAGGGCGAAAGACTTTGCCATATAAACTTGATGATGTGGCACGATATGATTGTCCATTTATGATTTGTTTCCTTAATCACAAgatgtgatataaaattaccaaatcattaatatattggtTCTTTTGTtggcaataaaaaatttaaatttctttaaatacttcaatttcatacatgataatatttaattttataaaaaatataaaagtaatgaaaaaatatattacacataTCAGTATAATTGCCAATAAAATTTGCATGCTTACAAGAGGTTCTCAAC encodes:
- the LOC105168244 gene encoding protein-S-isoprenylcysteine O-methyltransferase A isoform X1, whose protein sequence is MSFIMHLYDEIEPQLSSVVSCLSLITPEVLGFTACRQLLQMFLAVIFFHCSEFVLAIAIHGKNNVTLKSLLISKNYALAMACSLLEYFVEIYLFPGMKEHWVVSNTGLVMVIVGETMRKLAIITAGRSFTHLIRRYPNEQHKLVTHGIYKYIRHPSYCGFLIWSVGTQIMLCNPVSTLAFAVVVWRFFKERIPYEEFFLRQFFGSGYEEYARRTTSGIPFIK
- the LOC105168242 gene encoding superoxide dismutase [Fe] 3, chloroplastic, with product MNLLSCSSNSWPLSSGVVAVTDQPLKSLKGSLSVPSFGWEQRRDNLRNNRRVLKVVAYYGLKSPPYKLDALEPYMSQRTLEVHWGGHHRGYVDALNKQLEKNDVLYGCTMDELINVTYNNGNPLPEFNNAAQVWNHDFFWESMQPGGGQMPTLSLLQQIEKDFASFANFKEKFTEAALTSFGSAWVWLVLKREKKCLAIVKTSNAINPLVWNDIPIINLDVWEHAYYLDYKNEKAKYVNTFMNHLVSWDAAAARMARAQAFVNLGEPKIPVA
- the LOC105168244 gene encoding protein-S-isoprenylcysteine O-methyltransferase A isoform X2, whose protein sequence is MTEVLGFTACRQLLQMFLAVIFFHCSEFVLAIAIHGKNNVTLKSLLISKNYALAMACSLLEYFVEIYLFPGMKEHWVVSNTGLVMVIVGETMRKLAIITAGRSFTHLIRRYPNEQHKLVTHGIYKYIRHPSYCGFLIWSVGTQIMLCNPVSTLAFAVVVWRFFKERIPYEEFFLRQFFGSGYEEYARRTTSGIPFIK